From the genome of Leptolyngbya sp. FACHB-261, one region includes:
- the ubiE gene encoding bifunctional demethylmenaquinone methyltransferase/2-methoxy-6-polyprenyl-1,4-benzoquinol methylase UbiE: MTSPSATEVQALFNRIAPVYDQLNTILSLGQHRIWKKMAVKWSQVEPGNIALDLCCGSGDLAEMLAQRVGPMGRVYGVDFSCNLLEVARERLAGSPVGQRIQWQQGDALALEFPDQYFDAATLGYGLRNVGNIPRCLSELHRVLKPQAYAAILDLHRPSSEVVRGFQQWYLDTVVVPAAARLGFTEEYAYLAPSLERFPTGPEQEALAKEAGFRRATHYTLAVGMMGCLVVQA, encoded by the coding sequence ATGACATCGCCTTCTGCAACGGAAGTTCAAGCACTGTTTAACCGCATTGCGCCAGTCTACGACCAGCTCAACACCATCCTCAGTCTGGGACAGCACCGCATCTGGAAGAAAATGGCGGTCAAGTGGAGCCAGGTTGAGCCAGGAAACATCGCCCTCGATCTCTGCTGTGGCAGTGGCGATCTGGCTGAGATGCTAGCGCAGCGGGTAGGCCCAATGGGTCGAGTGTACGGTGTGGACTTCTCGTGCAATCTGCTGGAGGTTGCCCGTGAGCGGCTGGCGGGCTCACCTGTCGGTCAGCGCATCCAGTGGCAACAGGGAGACGCTTTGGCTTTGGAGTTTCCAGATCAGTATTTTGATGCGGCGACTTTGGGCTACGGCCTGCGCAATGTCGGGAATATTCCTCGCTGTCTCAGTGAACTGCATCGGGTTTTGAAACCTCAGGCCTACGCTGCTATTCTCGATTTGCACCGTCCCAGCAGCGAGGTTGTGCGCGGTTTCCAACAGTGGTATTTGGACACGGTAGTTGTACCGGCGGCGGCTCGGCTAGGCTTCACGGAGGAATATGCCTATCTAGCGCCCAGTCTGGAACGCTTCCCCACGGGACCCGAGCAAGAGGCGCTAGCAAAAGAGGCAGGCTTCAGGCGGGCGACTCACTACACGCTGGCCGTGGGCATGATGGGCTGCCTGGTGGTGCAGGCGTAA